A genomic segment from Actinoplanes sichuanensis encodes:
- a CDS encoding Rv1733c family protein codes for MFVRKKNPLWRGSDRFEMVMLVGLFSLVLLGSPVLAWWAAGTSYESDQRAIAWERDNLREVTAVLDGTEADLRSTPYSAQAGWTAPNGVKRTGLITVDPGKGPGDEVKIWVNNRGDLRTKPGDRNPVGKAALVAIVIVAIVAAAANGLRRIGMALLDRYRARAWQREWSEIGPRWSRDHRPFS; via the coding sequence ATGTTCGTCCGCAAGAAGAACCCGCTGTGGCGAGGCTCGGACCGCTTCGAGATGGTGATGCTGGTCGGCCTGTTCTCGCTCGTCCTGCTCGGCTCGCCGGTGCTGGCCTGGTGGGCCGCGGGCACCAGCTACGAGTCCGACCAGCGGGCGATCGCCTGGGAACGCGACAACCTGCGCGAGGTGACCGCCGTACTCGACGGCACCGAAGCCGATCTGCGGTCCACCCCGTACTCCGCGCAGGCCGGCTGGACCGCGCCGAACGGGGTCAAGCGCACCGGCCTGATCACCGTCGACCCCGGCAAGGGACCCGGCGACGAGGTGAAGATCTGGGTCAACAACCGCGGCGACCTGCGAACCAAACCGGGGGACCGCAACCCGGTCGGCAAAGCCGCCCTCGTCGCGATCGTGATCGTCGCCATCGTGGCCGCCGCCGCCAACGGCCTGCGCCGCATCGGCATGGCCCTGCTCGACCGCTACCGGGCCCGGGCCTGGCAGCGCGAATGGAGCGAGATCGGCCCCCGCTGGAGCCGAGATCACCGCCCCTTCTCATAG